The Culex pipiens pallens isolate TS chromosome 2, TS_CPP_V2, whole genome shotgun sequence DNA window ATCGTGGCGCACCTCCCGTACTCCATCAAGCGTGGCGAAGTTACCGTCATTCAAGTGATGATCTACAATTTTATCGGAAATACTTTGATCACTGATGTACGTCTATACAACAAGAACGACGAAATTGAGTTTGTGGATCAATCTTCGAGTGACAGTAAGCCAACGTGCAAGGTTTGTATAAACTTGTTTAATCTAAAGATCTATCGTTACAGCAATGCGCCGCACCAAGGCTGTCATTATGCCCGGGAATTCTGGTAGACAGGTGTCCTTTTTAGTAAAAGCCAAAAAGATTGGAGAAATTGCTGTGAAGATTGAAGCGGTCAACAGTTTGAAACAGGATTCCGTCGAGCATATACTTCGGGTGGAGCCAGAGAGTTACTTGTCCAGAAAAAACGAAGGAAGATATATTGAGCATAATGAACACAATTCAAcgcaagaaaatataaaaattgacattccAAGATATACTATACCCGGCACCATAGAAATCGAGTTTCATTTGGATCGTaagcgtttaaaaaaattagtttcgttaggcttattttaactttttttttttatttcagcaaATTTCTTAAGTATTccgattgaaaatattaatcATCTGATGCAAACTCCAAAAGAATATGGGGAAGCTAATATGTTAGATTTTGTTCCACAAGTTGTTGCGTTGGATTATCTTACGGAATCCAAGATGGAtaatgaaaaccttaaaaacaaAATGATCAATTATATAAAAACAGGCTACCATAATCAGTTGAAGTACAAGTTAAACGATGGTTCTTTTTGTAACTGGGAATCTGAAGAGCACAAAAAAGGAAGCATATTTATCACATCATTAGTggcaaaatcattcaaaattgcAGCAAAACATGTTGACGGATTGATAAGCAACGAAATTGTCGAATCTGCCTTAAAGTGGCTAGCCAGTAATCAACAGAGCGACGGAAGTTTTGTAGAAGTTGGAGACAAAATTCACAACGGGTTGCAGAGCAAATATGCCCTTTCTGCATATGTTCTGGCGGCATTTCTCGAAGTCGGGGAATTGGCAAACAAATATTCCGCAAATATTAACTCTGCTATTGAGTATTTGGTGAAAATTCATACAAAACTGGTCGACCCATACGACTTGGCGTTGACAGCGTATGCACTATCATTGAAGCAACATGAGGCCGGAAAACGGTGTTTGGATAAAATAATTGAGCGTTCGAATCAAACAGGTGATGTCAGATTCTGGAACGAGGGCCCATTTTCAACCGAAATCGGAAGTTATGTTGTGCTTACATATTTGCAATATAATCCCGTCATCCAGGCAACCCCCATTGTAAACTGGCTGACCAACAAACGATCCGAAACTGGTGGGTTTAGTTCAATTCAAAGTACATTCATTGGGCTGCGAGCAATGGCTCAATATGcattgaaggcatcggtgaacGCATATGACTATACAATCACATTGAGATGGAAAAAAATGCTAGCGAAAAAATTCAATGTAGACAGGTATAATGCTCGTAATACTCAAGCTACCATCGTACCATCAGACGTAAGACAGGTATCGGTGGAAATTGATGGTATAGGAATCGGCTATTACCAAGTAGCTTATCAATATCGCACTGAACTGAAGGATGCTAAGCATGGATTTGATTTGAGTCTGAAGTTGATGGAAGACAGCAATTACCGTGTACAAAACTTAAAAGTCTGCACTAAGTTTAGGAAGCCTGAATCGTACACTAAATCCAATTTAGCATACGTTGAAGTGTTCTTCCCAAGCGGCCTTCACGTTAATAATGAAAACGCAATAACAGATCTTGCAAGCGAACACAAAATCATGGTAATTTGGACAATCAATTTATGTGACAAATActatatttttccatttttttttcttagaaaatcAAATTGCTTAACCAGGGAACTAACGTACGCGTGTACTACAATAGTTTGGGAGAGTTTTACTCTTGCTTTATAGTCAAAGCTGAGCGTCGCTATGACGTCGCATTGCATCGTCCTGCCCATGTTGTCGTGTATGATGCCGTGGATAGCAGTAAGTTGCTTGTTTTACATTTTAACCCATGACCTGCCTCTGTGGTGCTCAAAGCTTGTGCCATGTGAATGTGATTTCGTTGATGGCATGTAACGACTctctgatacttttttttttctattgcagATGTGTTTGCTATAAAGAAATACGACGGAATTGTTAACCAACCATGCGATATCTGCCAAGATGAAGATTGTGAAACTATGGCATGCAAAGTTGCCTAATAATCGCAATAAAATTTTTTAAGTCCAAATAAATATGAAAGAACATAAACATGATATATTTTATTCCTTTTATTGATATTCCATTTTTCAATGAGCCTAACTAAAAATGCTCGCATGAatgtacacccagaactgggcatcggcatacgagaggataaagagcacgaatcggtagtaaaatggtactgtgtgcggacggagaggataaatcccgaaattaccgagagtactttactcatgggttcatttttcaaaaaagttcatctattaaaaaaaaaggtaccggtaccgagacttgaacccaagaccttcggcttattgaaccgtgcaagatgggccaccatggttcggtaacTGATTGGTGGTCATTTgcccatataagccactcaataggatgaactgcttcaatgaacgaatgaacacgcgagaggtctttactcacgcaaaatagtactttcctcacgtttcttttcgggaggactatcccctcggtctttaactttgggtgtacattTTGCACACCAATAAGCGATTGGAAACattatttcatgtttttgtcCTCCCCATCccgtttatttttatatttttaatcaaatagggCATAACAGATCGGAAAAGACATAAAACTAcagataaaaatgttttcatatatttattcaaattttgcaGTTTTCTGTAGTTGCATGACTGTTATAATgtaaacagcatttttttgatactttttgcttccaaattttgaaaaggggCTTGAAATTTAGTTCCGAGAATCcaagctccatttttcgatgtctCGCTACGGAAaggcgattttcaaaaaaaatatgtgtttttcaacaatttgtaaaaagctcgtccaatttcccataagtttgcctttgacagcatttgaattggatgtatgggcttactgATATAAgcataattacattgctcatcactgaaaatagtgtattttttcagagtgGTAGAAACCtaaatagtaaataagcttacgtaaatattaaaacgagtcaaattaaaaagcagtcaaacttatagaaaattggacgagctttctggtaaacatattttcgagagtaaaaaatcaagtctgtctttTAGAAATTGCCGGATACcaccaaaaaacatttttatttgtaaaaccgctgtatctttacaaggattggacataggacaaaggtcaatatggagacatttatgtaaaattttctggggaATCGAAAACCACTAtcgggttttgaaaattttgacgtttagaccacatttaaaaaaaaaaaaaacgttttattaaatgatttttgtatatatttttaggagagacataccatccttaatttttcgtgagtctttttgttacattttaggctattcctcaaaaattttgaacaaaaaaaaatcgtgatgtcaccttcaaattttactgttaaacttaaaaattgaaaaatctcagaaagcccgtccaatttcctacaagtttgtctatgaccactttttgatacgataaaATGGTTTCGAGATacggtaatttttaaattataaaatacaaaactatttaaataactacgcccttctcaaatgtcatttctGAGTAcagttggctccatatacacaaaaatggcttatactgcccatgatcgcataaatgtcccatatgcatttacatcgtttttgagttaatgatacagtttggttcaaaatcgtgtgctctttcaaaagagcctataacatccagtactttgttctggaaatcaggaggaaatccagttttgccttcctcactgaggtaaggctataatcctgctcgaaaaatgaacttttgaaaaacagctcgtagacttatattcatgtatacctatcgactcagaatcgaaaactgaacaaatgtctgtgtgtgtgtgtgtgtatgtgtgtgcgtattcaccttggtgctcaaaattcttgccaagttttctcggcactggctgatccgatttgagtaaaacaagttgcattcgattcgttttggtgccccatactgcactattgaattctttgaagatccgataagtagttcaaaagttacgtataaaaaagtgtcagagttgcgaatcaggtgctggaatttgatgccggatctcacttatctatatgaaaactatgtccggatccaacatccaacccatctttgattaggtaatcaaaagacctttccaatgagtccaaaacgttgaagatctggcaaccctgtctcgagatatgaccacttaagtgatatttatgtacttttttgaagccggatctcacttaaatgtatgtaaactatgtccggatccatcatccgacccatcgttggttaggtaatcaatagacctttccaatgagtccaaaacattgaagatctggcaaccctgtcttaatTTATGataacttaagtgatattaatgtacttttttgatgccggatctcacttaaatgtatataaactatgtccggatccatcatccgacccatcgttggttaggtaatcaaaagacctttccaatgagtcctaaacattgatgatctggcaaccctgtctcaagacatgaccacttaagtgatatttttatacttttttttaaattcctaagctttatccggatccatcatccgacccatcgttggttaggcaatgagttttttgaagaattggcaacgctcagtttcaagttatgaccgctttagtgacatttgtgtattttttattgtgaattagatggaatttgtgtccaaactcatcatatcaccaaatgttgataaaaagtgaggaaggcaccaaccacataggtggattaagttagttttttcgtgaaaacttaacacgtagccttacgtgtgggacaaacttcaaatgcgtttttctcagcttgctgtttttgcatatgggacatttatgcgaacatgggcagtatataggcctaggataacaagtctaaaaagtttcattgaaatcggagagggtcgggtacacaAGTACCaggaaaaatcctgatttgagctggaattgatcaataagagaaaaaatatgttttggtcatgattcgattatccgaagtcctacaAACCTTCGGTTAATCGAACTTCAGAGTCTGGACTCTGGACTGTACTTCTAGaagatgttttcaatttttttgaaacgtacaaaaagttaactaaaatatattccaaaaataaattgaaatcctatcaatgtcaccccggtacATTTCGAATCGGCAGatgggttattttttatttagaacaaaaaaaaaataattttgaaacttcGTGTTAGTTACAGTTACAAAACTTTGGAggggtttttttaaagataattaaagaaaaaatgatgatgtataaacataaggagtttTCTTGTAACCATCACGGGTTATctcaatttcacgaaaaaaaaaaattgggtgtgctgggcgtccaattttaaccATTTTCAAACCATCTTCATTTTTGcgacaaatgattgaaaaacacgtcttttttcaaatgttcaaaaatag harbors:
- the LOC120420267 gene encoding thioester-containing protein 1 allele R1-like; this encodes MFEFFLNEEVDLDDDKEFADVFVNVTVTEKHTNTTLFIFEPIRVFRDEFDIALIKPWPMFRPGMPFPLQVSFKDRMERAAGSGQTVTTRVTYRLNNEEDRETDIVGTISSRGLLSLPNIVPPVPATEMNVQITYESVDFEETIDGAISKSNQYLRIILPEKYNKLRPNREVQFEIVCSEPMSYITYVLVARGVVVDSKLVKTFRRKKFSLKYKMKPNLAPRARLIVFYTNKEYMIWDSIVLDFDVFHNDFKIFLDEKKYNPGQEAYIDVEATSDSYVAFHAIDQSVLLVNDSWNDLTKANVVKEFDSFGDNEFDPFHSMGLFMQTTSKQDSGTAKLTRYGLGFQNAKEILHIRTIFPETWLWQNVSMEGKTDVSFSAQVPDTMTSWLVTGFALSPTTGLGLIHEPITFKVEKTFYIVAHLPYSIKRGEVTVIQVMIYNFIGNTLITDVRLYNKNDEIEFVDQSSSDTMRRTKAVIMPGNSGRQVSFLVKAKKIGEIAVKIEAVNSLKQDSVEHILRVEPESYLSRKNEGRYIEHNEHNSTQENIKIDIPRYTIPGTIEIEFHLDPNFLSIPIENINHLMQTPKEYGEANMLDFVPQVVALDYLTESKMDNENLKNKMINYIKTGYHNQLKYKLNDGSFCNWESEEHKKGSIFITSLVAKSFKIAAKHVDGLISNEIVESALKWLASNQQSDGSFVEVGDKIHNGLQSKYALSAYVLAAFLEVGELANKYSANINSAIEYLVKIHTKLVDPYDLALTAYALSLKQHEAGKRCLDKIIERSNQTGDVRFWNEGPFSTEIGSYVVLTYLQYNPVIQATPIVNWLTNKRSETGGFSSIQSTFIGLRAMAQYALKASVNAYDYTITLRWKKMLAKKFNVDRYNARNTQATIVPSDVRQVSVEIDGIGIGYYQVAYQYRTELKDAKHGFDLSLKLMEDSNYRVQNLKVCTKFRKPESYTKSNLAYVEVFFPSGLHVNNENAITDLASEHKIMKIKLLNQGTNVRVYYNSLGEFYSCFIVKAERRYDVALHRPAHVVVYDAVDSNVFAIKKYDGIVNQPCDICQDEDCETMACKVA